Proteins from a single region of Deltaproteobacteria bacterium:
- a CDS encoding SLC13 family permease gives MEQLTPEMILVMGMIGVAVFLFIVEWVRVDVVAILMMVALPLLHLVTPKEAFIGLSSNAVVSIIAVIIIGAGLDRTGIINKMVTPIVRIAGNSPSRIVIAISFTVAIISSFMQNIGAAALFLPAIQRVSKSLRIPISRLLMPIGFSAILGGTVTLVGSSPLILLNDLMAPFNLKPFGLFDVTPIGLGLVISGIACFVLFGRFILPKGVDPTSDQQGQEDSSSPLEDIGEAYELKAPDDFTHYRDPVRIDDLRRRYLVHVVAIIEPPDFKIVSPPPDMEVRSGMDLAVYGAERDVKRMAEQEGMFLKGSLQVFRNEVAESASGAVEAVVAPRSPLVGKTLRQIDLQDRFRVTPLAVYRHGETYRAEIGDLALGVGDAILLHGTWKRLKALQGEKSLLFTTPVDVDLMRPEKAAFAGFWLATALIMIMVFKIQLSVCLMTGALGMIVTKVLTIDEAYQSVDWRTIFLLAGLIPLGIATEKTGTAAWIAHAVLSAIGTVSPIVLLAIIGVLATVFTLVISNVGATVLLVPLVVNMAIAANADPRMAALVVGLATSNSFILPTHQVNALYMGPGRYRSVDFMKAGAMVSVVFLAVMIGIISLVYGV, from the coding sequence ATGGAGCAACTGACACCGGAAATGATCTTGGTAATGGGGATGATCGGCGTGGCCGTATTCCTGTTTATTGTGGAGTGGGTGCGCGTGGATGTGGTGGCCATTCTGATGATGGTCGCCCTCCCCCTCCTCCATCTGGTCACCCCCAAGGAGGCCTTTATCGGCTTGAGCAGCAACGCCGTGGTTTCCATTATTGCGGTGATCATCATCGGGGCCGGACTGGATAGAACAGGCATTATCAACAAGATGGTAACCCCCATCGTCCGCATTGCCGGCAACAGCCCTTCGCGGATTGTGATCGCCATCTCCTTTACAGTGGCCATCATCTCCAGTTTCATGCAAAACATCGGCGCCGCCGCGCTTTTCCTGCCTGCCATACAGCGCGTGAGCAAGTCCCTCAGGATCCCCATCAGCAGACTCCTGATGCCCATCGGCTTCAGCGCCATCCTGGGCGGGACCGTGACACTCGTGGGCTCCAGCCCCCTGATCCTGCTGAACGATCTCATGGCGCCCTTCAATCTCAAGCCCTTCGGGTTGTTCGATGTGACCCCCATCGGACTGGGGCTGGTGATCAGCGGCATCGCCTGTTTCGTCCTGTTTGGGAGGTTCATCCTGCCGAAGGGCGTGGACCCCACATCCGACCAGCAGGGACAGGAAGACAGTTCCAGCCCGCTGGAAGACATCGGCGAGGCATATGAACTCAAGGCGCCCGATGACTTTACCCACTACCGGGACCCGGTTCGGATCGACGATCTTCGCCGGAGATACCTGGTGCACGTGGTGGCCATTATCGAACCCCCTGATTTCAAGATCGTCAGCCCGCCCCCGGACATGGAGGTGCGGTCCGGCATGGACCTGGCGGTCTACGGCGCGGAAAGAGACGTGAAGCGGATGGCCGAACAGGAGGGGATGTTTCTGAAAGGCTCCCTTCAGGTCTTCCGGAATGAAGTGGCGGAAAGCGCTTCGGGGGCGGTGGAAGCGGTCGTGGCGCCCCGTTCTCCCCTGGTGGGAAAGACGTTGAGGCAGATAGACCTTCAGGATCGTTTCCGCGTGACGCCGCTGGCCGTTTATCGGCACGGGGAGACCTATCGCGCCGAGATCGGCGACCTTGCCCTCGGGGTGGGCGACGCCATCCTGCTTCACGGGACGTGGAAGCGGCTGAAAGCCCTTCAGGGAGAAAAGAGTCTCCTGTTCACCACCCCGGTTGATGTGGACCTGATGCGGCCCGAAAAGGCCGCTTTTGCGGGGTTCTGGCTGGCTACCGCCCTGATTATGATCATGGTTTTTAAAATCCAGTTGTCCGTCTGTCTGATGACCGGTGCCCTCGGGATGATTGTCACCAAGGTCCTCACCATCGACGAGGCATACCAGTCCGTGGACTGGAGAACCATCTTTTTGCTGGCGGGCCTGATCCCGTTGGGGATTGCAACCGAAAAAACAGGTACCGCGGCGTGGATCGCCCACGCGGTCCTGAGCGCCATCGGCACGGTGAGTCCCATCGTCCTGCTGGCGATTATCGGCGTGCTGGCCACTGTCTTTACCCTGGTCATCTCCAATGTGGGCGCCACCGTTCTGCTGGTCCCCCTGGTGGTGAACATGGCCATCGCGGCCAATGCCGATCCCCGGATGGCGGCCCTGGTGGTGGGACTGGCCACGAGCAACTCCTTCATCCTCCCCACCCACCAGGTCAATGCCCTCTACATGGGACCCGGCAGGTACAGGAGCGTGGACTTCATGAAGGCCGGCGCAATGGTCAGCGTGGTGTTTCTGGCGGTGATGATCGGCATCATCTCTCTGGTGTATGGGGTTTGA
- a CDS encoding cytidylate kinase-like family protein: MSIITISRGSYSKGKEVAEKVAAQLGYACISREVLLDAGDRFDIPEVRLIRAIHDAPSILERFSHGKQAFMAYIRYALARRAQKDNLVYHGLAGHLLLKGIPHILKVRIIANLEDRVKSEMSREKISEEEARSLILRDDQERRKWTRSLYGLDPWDSTLYDLVLHIHKLTVDDAVAFICEAARLKQFESTPETQRKMDDLVTACEVKALLADEYVDVSVACEFGNVLIYTQSGERQQHKLQERVRKLGREIKGVHHVEVHPGVPAPAQAV, encoded by the coding sequence ATGTCAATCATAACCATCTCAAGGGGTTCATACAGCAAAGGCAAGGAGGTGGCGGAAAAGGTGGCCGCGCAATTGGGCTATGCGTGCATCAGCCGGGAAGTGCTCCTGGATGCCGGCGACCGGTTTGATATCCCTGAAGTGAGGCTCATCCGGGCCATTCACGACGCGCCGTCCATTCTGGAACGGTTCAGTCACGGCAAGCAGGCCTTCATGGCCTACATACGATATGCCCTCGCCCGCCGGGCACAGAAGGACAACCTGGTATATCACGGCCTGGCCGGCCACCTCCTGCTCAAGGGCATACCCCATATCCTGAAGGTTAGGATTATTGCAAACCTGGAAGACCGGGTCAAAAGCGAGATGAGCAGGGAAAAGATCAGCGAGGAGGAGGCCCGCTCCCTCATTCTCCGGGATGACCAGGAAAGACGCAAGTGGACCAGGAGCCTTTATGGCCTGGACCCCTGGGACAGCACGCTCTACGACCTGGTTCTCCACATCCATAAATTGACCGTGGACGACGCGGTGGCTTTCATCTGTGAGGCGGCCAGGCTGAAGCAATTCGAATCCACCCCGGAGACGCAGCGGAAGATGGATGATCTGGTTACGGCCTGCGAGGTGAAGGCTCTCCTTGCAGACGAATACGTGGATGTGAGCGTTGCATGTGAATTCGGAAACGTACTGATTTACACCCAGTCAGGGGAACGCCAGCAGCATAAACTGCAAGAGAGGGTGAGAAAATTGGGCCGGGAAATCAAGGGGGTCCATCACGTTGAGGTCCATCCCGGGGTCCCGGCCCCGGCTCAAGCAGTCTGA
- a CDS encoding cytidylate kinase-like family protein, translating to MSIIIISSDSYEKGEEIARTTAQTLDYACLGRELLAAVAAQYRIPQDKLEWALESPPLSWGRSAGLQGRCLAFIQSTTLGELLKDNTVCHGLAAHLYVVGISHALRVRILADPAELARDISGQGEVPPERAPRFIDRQRKLRQHWSLTHYQLDETDPSQYDLVISLSQIHTDEAIKIIAQTAGYRRFAAMTYSLRCIKDAELASRVRAGLLEAYPKVKVRAEGGTVIVETQGTRRNKLKKAGAIKEEVQAMEGVDYVEVHVKNGLFKRAP from the coding sequence ATGTCCATCATCATTATTTCATCGGATTCGTACGAAAAGGGCGAGGAAATTGCCCGTACGACGGCCCAGACCCTGGATTACGCCTGCCTGGGCAGGGAACTTCTGGCCGCTGTCGCAGCGCAGTACCGGATTCCACAGGACAAGCTGGAGTGGGCCTTGGAATCGCCCCCTTTGTCCTGGGGACGGTCCGCCGGGCTTCAGGGCCGGTGCCTGGCATTTATCCAGAGCACGACCTTAGGCGAGTTGCTGAAGGATAACACGGTGTGCCACGGACTGGCCGCCCATCTTTATGTGGTCGGCATTTCCCACGCACTCAGGGTGCGCATTCTCGCCGACCCGGCCGAACTGGCACGGGATATATCAGGACAGGGAGAGGTCCCCCCTGAACGGGCACCAAGGTTCATCGACCGCCAACGGAAATTGCGACAGCACTGGTCCCTGACCCATTATCAACTGGATGAAACCGATCCTTCGCAGTACGATCTGGTCATCAGTCTCAGCCAAATCCATACGGATGAGGCCATCAAGATCATCGCCCAGACCGCCGGGTACCGCCGGTTTGCGGCCATGACCTATTCCCTCAGGTGTATCAAGGACGCTGAACTGGCAAGCAGGGTTCGTGCCGGGCTCTTGGAGGCGTACCCCAAGGTGAAGGTGCGTGCCGAGGGAGGGACCGTGATTGTCGAGACACAGGGGACCCGACGCAACAAACTGAAAAAGGCCGGTGCCATCAAAGAGGAGGTCCAAGCAATGGAGGGAGTGGATTATGTGGAGGTCCACGTCAAGAATGGTTTGTTCAAGAGGGCTCCATGA
- a CDS encoding response regulator, translated as MSERLSVLLLDDEPIVGRRLGPALAKIGCHVEAFEDPKKALERIDHKTFDVVVTDIRMGEIDGMQVLDRVRSKSPRTKVILITGYAMMELAREAMEKGAFDFISKPFKANDLRQVVARAAQALGVSMDLEKAAISG; from the coding sequence ATGTCCGAAAGACTGAGCGTCCTGCTGCTGGATGACGAACCGATCGTCGGCAGGCGGCTGGGACCGGCCCTGGCCAAAATCGGCTGCCATGTGGAGGCATTTGAAGACCCGAAAAAGGCGCTGGAGCGCATCGATCATAAGACTTTTGACGTGGTGGTGACAGACATCCGCATGGGTGAGATCGACGGCATGCAGGTCCTGGATCGCGTCAGGAGCAAGTCGCCGCGAACCAAGGTGATTCTGATCACGGGCTATGCCATGATGGAACTTGCGAGGGAAGCCATGGAAAAGGGGGCCTTTGATTTCATCTCAAAGCCCTTCAAGGCCAATGATTTGAGACAAGTGGTTGCCAGGGCCGCCCAGGCCCTGGGGGTATCGATGGACTTGGAAAAGGCAGCCATTTCAGGCTAA